From Cecembia calidifontis, one genomic window encodes:
- a CDS encoding aldose 1-epimerase family protein — MGNSSNPLIYFSKNKVSNTSQLGGIETSVLDNGPGKGTRIAWVNTGGGLRYKVILDRGMDIADAFLNASSLAWISHAGVVHPQPFSNQGIDWLRTFAGGLLTTCGLSHIGGPESDQYGTRGLHGNYSNLTAEIVSIKQPDLRHGDFGMNMTGLIRETTTFGPQLELKRTISGMLGENHIKIHDEITNLGNTPAPHMLLYHINCGYPLIDKDSTIIWKGQWESMDKDPNNRIFNTSNDFKKCPEPMEEHAGFGEDVAFIIPQTETNGTAVCGFVNEKLGLGLSIKFNTHQLPWLINWQHWGKGEYVTALEPATNPPIGQAKARGEGTLIELAPGEKRNYDLELKVITEKDELENLLKINKQ; from the coding sequence ATGGGAAACTCCTCCAATCCTTTGATCTATTTTTCTAAAAATAAAGTATCGAACACTTCCCAATTGGGGGGAATTGAGACTTCTGTATTGGATAATGGCCCAGGTAAAGGGACAAGGATTGCTTGGGTCAATACGGGGGGCGGGCTTAGGTATAAAGTCATCCTGGACCGCGGAATGGACATTGCAGATGCTTTTTTAAATGCCAGTAGTTTGGCATGGATCAGTCACGCTGGAGTAGTCCATCCCCAACCTTTTTCCAATCAAGGCATTGATTGGCTGAGAACTTTTGCAGGTGGATTATTGACCACTTGTGGACTTTCCCACATTGGGGGACCTGAATCTGATCAATATGGAACAAGAGGCCTTCATGGAAATTACAGCAACCTGACTGCGGAGATTGTCTCGATAAAGCAACCGGATCTAAGGCATGGTGATTTTGGAATGAATATGACAGGGCTTATCAGAGAGACTACCACATTTGGCCCTCAGTTAGAATTAAAAAGAACAATTTCTGGCATGCTTGGAGAGAACCACATCAAGATCCATGACGAAATCACCAATCTCGGAAATACCCCTGCCCCGCATATGCTTTTGTACCATATAAATTGCGGTTATCCTTTGATTGATAAAGACTCAACAATCATTTGGAAAGGCCAATGGGAATCCATGGACAAGGATCCTAATAATAGGATTTTCAACACTTCCAATGATTTTAAAAAATGTCCTGAGCCTATGGAAGAACATGCCGGTTTTGGGGAAGATGTGGCTTTTATTATACCTCAAACCGAGACAAATGGGACAGCAGTATGTGGTTTTGTCAACGAAAAGTTGGGCCTTGGATTATCCATCAAATTCAATACCCACCAATTACCATGGCTGATCAATTGGCAGCATTGGGGCAAAGGTGAGTATGTCACCGCTCTGGAACCTGCAACCAACCCTCCGATTGGACAGGCAAAAGCAAGGGGTGAAGGTACTTTGATCGAGCTGGCCCCAGGGGAAAAGAGAAACTACGATCTTGAACTCAAGGTCATCACAGAAAAAGATGAGCTGGAAAATCTATTGAAAATCAATAAACAATAA